A stretch of the Desulfobacter sp. genome encodes the following:
- the rdgC gene encoding recombination-associated protein RdgC yields the protein MGLISSTHSMSRYCVDGSFDGSIMEEVREGLIQNAIPKIESEYDEISAGWTPFESPYNPDFEKFSFIFGTYFLFSLRIDKKSVPAKVVQKHMALEIEKKKQESGREFISKNEKSEIKEMVIDILMHKIPSVPNIYDVLWSYEEKTLILFTTQKAANELFETLFLKSFNHKPIRIFPYTMVEKLGSFSNDQKDRIMTLSPLKY from the coding sequence ATGGGGTTGATCTCATCCACCCATTCCATGAGCCGGTACTGTGTAGACGGATCATTTGACGGCAGTATTATGGAAGAGGTCCGGGAGGGCCTGATCCAGAATGCCATTCCAAAAATTGAAAGCGAATATGATGAAATTTCAGCCGGGTGGACCCCGTTTGAAAGTCCGTACAATCCGGATTTTGAAAAGTTTTCCTTTATATTCGGCACCTATTTTCTCTTTTCCCTGCGCATTGATAAAAAATCAGTTCCGGCCAAAGTGGTTCAAAAACACATGGCCCTGGAAATAGAGAAAAAAAAACAAGAGTCAGGCAGGGAATTTATCTCAAAAAATGAAAAATCGGAAATCAAGGAAATGGTCATTGATATCCTCATGCACAAGATTCCCTCGGTTCCCAATATTTACGATGTGCTCTGGAGTTATGAGGAAAAAACCCTGATCCTGTTCACCACCCAGAAAGCAGCCAATGAATTGTTTGAAACCCTGTTTTTAAAATCCTTCAACCATAAACCCATACGGATCTTTCCCTATACCATGGTGGAAAAACTGGGATCTTTTTCAAATGATCAAAAAGACCGTATTATGACCCTTTCCCCCCTTAAATATTAA
- the dnaN gene encoding DNA polymerase III subunit beta, producing the protein MKFSFNKKDILEILSKIQGITGRKTNLTITSDILIKAFGSKISITANDLETVFTGTYEAEVETEGILSINAKKFFEIIREYPENEIFVNEVENRWVEIGTGDSIYHIVSSDYENFPETPVIENVNFIEVASKDLKKMVSVSSVVNFQGDEKRIYVLGSLIEKIETDQGDRLRVVSTDSRRLHSFDVPYTGDLDLGDDRVIIPKKGLSELGKFIDSGVETINLGIKDNHFIFKRADESIMIKLLDGDYPDYKPIINYAEMTPIEVDRTLFSTLMRRVSILTSEDYKSVVLNFVENELTVTITNPEIGESKERLMVGFLGEEIKSAFNPRYFMDALNLFEDSIVALNIKDSKSPCIIKSLDDDNLICVIMAMHIS; encoded by the coding sequence ATGAAATTTTCGTTTAACAAAAAAGATATTCTGGAAATCTTATCAAAGATTCAGGGGATTACAGGGAGAAAAACCAACCTGACCATTACATCGGATATTCTGATCAAGGCATTTGGCTCTAAGATCAGTATCACGGCCAATGATCTTGAAACGGTATTTACCGGGACCTATGAGGCTGAGGTTGAAACCGAGGGGATTTTATCCATCAATGCCAAAAAATTCTTTGAAATCATCAGAGAATACCCTGAGAATGAAATTTTTGTTAATGAAGTGGAAAACCGGTGGGTGGAAATCGGAACCGGGGACAGTATCTATCATATTGTTTCCTCGGATTATGAAAACTTTCCTGAAACCCCTGTGATTGAAAATGTAAACTTCATTGAGGTGGCCTCAAAAGACCTTAAAAAAATGGTCTCTGTTTCATCTGTGGTCAATTTCCAGGGAGATGAGAAACGCATTTATGTGTTAGGCTCTTTGATTGAAAAAATTGAAACCGATCAGGGGGACAGGCTCCGGGTGGTGTCAACGGATTCAAGACGGCTGCACAGCTTTGATGTACCCTATACCGGTGACCTTGACCTGGGGGATGACCGGGTGATCATACCCAAAAAAGGATTGTCAGAGCTGGGTAAATTCATTGATTCAGGTGTGGAAACCATTAATCTGGGGATCAAGGATAATCATTTTATTTTTAAGCGGGCGGATGAATCCATTATGATCAAGCTTTTGGACGGGGATTACCCGGATTACAAGCCCATTATCAATTATGCGGAAATGACCCCCATTGAAGTGGATAGAACCCTTTTTTCCACCCTTATGCGGCGGGTATCCATCCTCACCTCCGAGGATTATAAAAGCGTGGTTCTCAACTTTGTTGAAAATGAACTCACGGTCACCATTACCAATCCTGAAATCGGTGAATCCAAGGAACGGCTCATGGTGGGATTTTTAGGAGAGGAGATCAAGAGCGCATTCAACCCGAGATATTTCATGGATGCCCTCAATCTTTTCGAGGATTCCATTGTAGCTCTGAACATCAAAGACAGTAAAAGCCCATGCATCATCAAGAGCCTTGATGATGACAACCTTATCTGCGTAATAATGGCAATGCATATATCATGA
- the gyrB gene encoding DNA topoisomerase (ATP-hydrolyzing) subunit B, with the protein MNKNTVTKEYSAGSIKVLEGLEAVRKRPSMYIGNVDLEGLHHLVYEVVDNCIDEAMAGHCDTVNVTIHENMKVSVEDNGRGIPVEMHETEHIPACEVVMTKLHAGGKFDKDSYKVSGGLHGVGISVVNALSEKLTMEVYKNGKIYTQTYSKGIKTTDLAITGDTVKRGTKIIFTPDFTVMNENDFIYETLVRRMRELAFLNKGVRIIIEDECSAEKKDFFYEGGIVSFVEYLNRSCTALHEPIHIEGDKKDVQIEVAIQYNDTFKEKLYSFANNIRTIEGGFHVSGFKGALTRTVNSYITGANNLPKNMQNIKIGGDDMREGLAVIISVKLMEPQFEGQTKTKLGNNEVKGIVESLLNEKLSQYLEENPVVARKIIAKAVDAARARDAAKRARELARKKGTLLDSSLPGKLAECQFADPAERELFLVEGDSAGGSAKQGRDRRFQAILPLKGKILNVEKARFDKILRSDEIKNIITVLGTGVGQEEYDIEKIRYHKIVIMTDADVDGSHIRTLLLTFFYRQMPELVSKGYLYIAQPPLFRVGSRKTGVYLKNEEEYSNYLVRRISSQKHLVINGNKDPLSEEEFYEFLLNMTSYSESLNLLKKRDFNTDLLMILVKNKVNSKLFLEDKSNLEALSKHLPKDKYITGDIEFDAERGIYEMDVLDETGKTKFIRVGREILRSTDYQKMRTAYEKIKLFDQPPFALSSKQADAKIVNTLDNLEDLFLFLMGEAKKGINIQRYKGLGEMNPDQLWETTMNPEKRIMLKVDIEDAEKADEIFTLLMGEEVEPRRNFIQKHALEVSSLDY; encoded by the coding sequence ATGAATAAAAATACAGTGACAAAAGAGTATAGTGCGGGCAGCATTAAAGTTTTAGAAGGTCTTGAAGCGGTCCGTAAACGGCCTTCCATGTATATTGGAAACGTGGACTTGGAAGGCTTGCACCATCTGGTTTACGAGGTGGTGGACAATTGCATTGACGAGGCCATGGCCGGTCATTGCGACACGGTTAACGTGACCATCCACGAAAATATGAAGGTGAGTGTGGAAGACAACGGCCGGGGGATCCCGGTTGAAATGCATGAAACCGAACATATCCCTGCCTGCGAAGTGGTCATGACCAAACTCCATGCCGGCGGCAAGTTTGACAAGGATTCCTACAAGGTTTCCGGCGGGCTTCACGGGGTGGGAATTTCCGTTGTAAATGCCCTGTCTGAAAAATTGACCATGGAGGTCTATAAAAACGGTAAAATATACACCCAGACCTATTCAAAAGGCATTAAAACAACGGATCTGGCCATTACCGGCGACACGGTAAAGCGGGGAACCAAAATTATTTTCACCCCGGACTTTACCGTGATGAATGAGAATGATTTCATTTACGAGACCCTGGTTCGACGGATGCGGGAGCTGGCCTTTTTAAACAAAGGGGTCAGGATCATCATTGAAGACGAATGCTCGGCTGAAAAAAAAGATTTTTTCTATGAGGGCGGGATTGTCTCTTTTGTGGAATATCTTAACCGGTCCTGCACCGCCCTTCATGAGCCCATCCACATTGAAGGGGATAAAAAAGATGTGCAGATCGAGGTGGCCATTCAGTACAATGACACCTTTAAGGAAAAACTATACTCGTTTGCCAATAATATCAGAACCATTGAAGGCGGATTCCATGTGTCCGGCTTTAAAGGGGCCTTAACCCGGACGGTGAACTCCTATATTACCGGGGCCAATAACCTGCCCAAAAATATGCAGAATATAAAGATCGGCGGGGATGATATGAGAGAGGGGCTTGCCGTGATCATTTCGGTAAAGCTCATGGAGCCCCAGTTTGAAGGCCAGACCAAGACCAAGCTTGGCAACAATGAGGTCAAGGGGATCGTGGAATCCCTGCTCAATGAAAAATTATCCCAATACCTGGAGGAAAATCCCGTCGTGGCCAGAAAGATCATTGCCAAGGCTGTGGATGCGGCCAGGGCCAGGGATGCCGCCAAAAGAGCCCGGGAGCTTGCCAGGAAAAAAGGCACGCTTTTAGACTCTTCCCTGCCGGGCAAGCTGGCTGAATGCCAGTTTGCAGATCCTGCTGAAAGAGAGCTTTTCCTGGTCGAGGGTGATTCTGCGGGCGGTTCTGCCAAACAGGGCAGGGACCGTCGTTTCCAAGCCATTCTTCCCCTTAAGGGCAAGATTTTAAATGTGGAAAAGGCAAGATTTGACAAGATTTTGCGAAGCGATGAAATCAAAAACATCATCACGGTCCTGGGCACAGGCGTGGGCCAGGAAGAGTATGATATTGAAAAAATCCGGTATCATAAAATCGTGATCATGACCGATGCCGACGTGGACGGTTCCCATATCAGGACCCTGCTGCTGACATTTTTCTACCGCCAGATGCCCGAGCTGGTCTCCAAAGGGTATCTGTATATTGCCCAGCCCCCTTTATTCCGGGTGGGGTCAAGGAAAACCGGTGTTTACCTGAAAAATGAAGAAGAGTATTCAAATTATCTGGTCCGCAGGATTTCCTCCCAGAAACATCTGGTGATCAACGGCAATAAAGATCCGTTGAGCGAAGAGGAGTTTTATGAATTTCTCTTAAATATGACCAGCTATTCCGAATCCTTAAATCTGTTGAAAAAAAGAGATTTTAATACAGACCTGCTCATGATCCTGGTGAAAAACAAGGTTAACTCCAAGCTTTTCTTGGAAGATAAGTCAAATCTGGAAGCCTTGTCAAAACACCTGCCCAAGGATAAGTATATCACCGGTGATATTGAGTTTGATGCGGAACGGGGCATCTATGAGATGGATGTTTTAGATGAGACCGGCAAGACAAAATTTATCCGGGTGGGCCGGGAAATCCTGAGAAGCACGGATTACCAGAAAATGCGCACCGCCTATGAAAAGATCAAATTATTTGACCAGCCGCCCTTTGCCCTCTCTTCAAAGCAGGCGGATGCCAAAATCGTCAATACCCTTGATAACCTGGAAGATCTATTCCTCTTTCTCATGGGAGAGGCCAAAAAAGGAATCAATATTCAGCGGTACAAAGGTCTGGGTGAGATGAATCCGGACCAGCTCTGGGAAACCACCATGAATCCTGAAAAACGGATCATGCTCAAGGTGGATATTGAAGATGCTGAAAAGGCCGACGAAATATTCACCCTGCTCATGGGCGAAGAGGTTGAACCCAGAAGAAATTTTATCCAGAAGCACGCCCTGGAGGTCTCTTCTTTGGATTATTAA
- a CDS encoding ISL3 family transposase — protein MSTSFIYHAFGLRDYFYKTTRFIGGIITFELIPKPEAVKCPECNSRSVTRKGIVTRDLRTIPVGSKPVILRTAIQRIWCSFCQFVRQIKLSFAQEGKSYTRAFERYVLELSQFMTIKDIAIHLRISWDTIKQIQKEDLLRRYRKIPLEKVRQIAIDEISIGKGHKYLTIVMDLESGRILHVGEGKGGEALKSFWTKVKISKAKIKAVSIDMSPAYLSAVIENLSGSAIVFDRFHVVKLFNEKLSDFRRKLYNLLANTGQQKLLKGVRWLLLKNPENLSDDKKEAQRLEEALKINQPLLVVYYMKEELRQIWNQKKKETAEKIVSNWINLANISKISMLMKFAKTLAVHRQRILSYYDYRISTGPLEGTNNKIKTMKRKAYGYRDSEFFRLKLLDLHNKRYALIG, from the coding sequence ATGTCCACAAGCTTCATATACCATGCCTTTGGCCTTCGTGACTACTTTTATAAAACAACACGTTTCATCGGTGGAATAATCACTTTTGAACTCATACCAAAACCGGAGGCGGTAAAATGCCCGGAATGTAATTCCAGGTCCGTCACCAGGAAAGGGATTGTGACAAGAGATCTCAGAACAATACCGGTAGGTTCAAAACCCGTGATTCTCAGGACGGCTATCCAGAGAATTTGGTGTTCGTTCTGTCAATTTGTCCGGCAAATCAAACTATCCTTTGCCCAGGAGGGGAAAAGCTATACCCGGGCTTTTGAACGGTATGTCTTGGAGTTGTCTCAGTTCATGACAATCAAAGATATTGCCATCCATTTAAGGATCAGCTGGGATACGATAAAGCAGATCCAGAAAGAAGACCTGCTGAGGCGTTATCGAAAAATCCCCCTTGAGAAAGTCCGGCAGATTGCCATAGATGAAATTTCCATAGGGAAAGGGCATAAATACTTGACCATCGTGATGGATCTGGAATCCGGTAGAATTCTGCACGTGGGAGAAGGAAAAGGTGGTGAAGCTTTGAAATCTTTTTGGACAAAAGTGAAAATATCGAAAGCAAAAATCAAAGCCGTCAGCATCGATATGTCCCCGGCATACTTGAGTGCTGTTATTGAAAATCTTTCTGGTTCAGCAATTGTCTTTGACAGATTTCATGTTGTTAAATTGTTCAATGAGAAACTGTCGGATTTCAGGCGAAAGCTCTACAACCTTCTTGCCAATACCGGGCAACAAAAACTTCTGAAGGGAGTCCGGTGGCTTTTGTTAAAAAATCCCGAAAACCTCAGTGATGACAAGAAGGAGGCCCAACGGTTAGAAGAAGCATTGAAAATAAATCAGCCGCTATTGGTAGTCTACTACATGAAAGAGGAACTCAGGCAAATATGGAATCAAAAGAAAAAAGAAACAGCTGAAAAGATAGTCAGCAATTGGATCAATCTGGCCAATATTTCCAAAATTTCAATGTTGATGAAATTTGCCAAGACCTTGGCTGTGCACAGGCAAAGAATCCTTTCATACTATGATTACAGGATATCTACAGGTCCTTTAGAAGGGACAAATAACAAGATAAAAACCATGAAACGGAAAGCTTATGGATACAGGGATTCGGAGTTTTTCAGGTTGAAACTTTTGGACCTTCACAATAAAAGGTACGCATTAATCGGATGA
- a CDS encoding IS6 family transposase yields the protein MNLRYQLSYRNLEEMMQERGLSVDQSTIYRWVQCYAPEMEKRSRKYLRQSNDSYRIDETYIKVRGKMKYLYRVVDSRGNTIDFLLRSRRNMESAKRFFKKMLRASNSSRPRVLSVDGNPAYPPAVKALKEKKLLNKDCILRQNKYLNNIIEQDHRFIKKLVRAGMGFKTFHSAWRTLKGYEIMNMIRKGQVKNIRKGEILKQKEFVENLFSYAA from the coding sequence ATGAACCTGAGATATCAACTGAGTTACAGGAATCTGGAAGAGATGATGCAAGAACGGGGCTTGTCTGTGGATCAAAGTACCATTTACCGATGGGTTCAGTGCTATGCTCCTGAAATGGAAAAGCGAAGCAGGAAGTATCTGCGGCAATCAAATGATTCTTACCGTATTGATGAAACATATATCAAGGTGCGGGGGAAAATGAAGTATCTTTACCGAGTGGTCGATTCCCGTGGAAATACCATCGATTTTCTTCTTCGCAGCAGACGTAATATGGAATCTGCCAAACGATTTTTTAAAAAGATGCTGCGAGCTTCCAATAGCTCCAGACCTCGGGTTCTGAGTGTTGACGGAAATCCTGCATATCCTCCGGCAGTAAAGGCTTTGAAAGAAAAAAAGCTTCTGAATAAGGACTGTATCCTAAGACAGAATAAATATCTGAACAATATTATTGAGCAAGATCACCGGTTTATCAAAAAGCTTGTCAGAGCTGGTATGGGGTTCAAGACATTTCATTCTGCCTGGCGGACGCTAAAAGGCTATGAAATTATGAACATGATCAGAAAAGGACAAGTTAAAAATATCAGGAAGGGAGAAATTTTAAAGCAGAAAGAATTCGTCGAAAATCTGTTTTCTTATGCTGCGTAA
- a CDS encoding 4Fe-4S binding protein yields MKNLSGDPKKDLPYKRLQQHLNAQPVGFPPSPKGSDIKLLKHIFTSQEARIAACLSHEPLSLETLFSRARHLVNTREALETCLTTMVKKGGIEYYLKNGQGCYGNTPLVVGMYELQAHRLTPEFIRDFKAYTSEKGYGISFLSTTLPQMRTIPINQTITPHLPMADFDDIQRLLETARPPFVILPCICRKKKAMLNEPCTQTDRTETCLAMGDIAQTLIKMEIGRKIPRQEAMEIVQLNQEEGLVLQPSNTQKIEFLCACCGCCCSMLSLQKELPLPLDFWASNFKVILDKDICVGCGKCADHCQTGALTIVLSKGQEKKRSEPILNPNRCIGCGHCVTACPANALSLAPRPSKSRPPADRKALNTIFLKDKTPWARIKVIGKLARAILMTGDIRLLKKTD; encoded by the coding sequence ATGAAGAATCTATCTGGAGACCCCAAAAAAGATCTGCCTTACAAAAGGCTTCAGCAGCATCTCAACGCCCAGCCCGTTGGATTCCCCCCCAGCCCCAAAGGGAGTGACATCAAGCTGCTCAAGCATATTTTCACCTCCCAAGAGGCTAGGATCGCAGCCTGCCTCAGCCATGAGCCCCTGTCTTTAGAGACTCTTTTTTCCCGGGCCAGGCATCTGGTCAATACCCGAGAGGCCCTTGAAACCTGTTTAACCACCATGGTCAAAAAGGGCGGGATTGAATATTACCTTAAGAACGGCCAGGGCTGCTATGGCAACACCCCTCTGGTGGTGGGAATGTACGAACTCCAGGCCCACCGGCTCACCCCTGAATTTATCCGGGATTTCAAAGCCTATACCTCGGAAAAAGGCTATGGCATCTCATTTCTGTCAACAACACTGCCACAGATGCGGACCATTCCCATCAACCAGACGATCACCCCACACCTGCCCATGGCTGATTTTGACGACATCCAAAGATTGTTAGAAACGGCCCGGCCGCCCTTTGTGATCCTGCCCTGTATCTGCCGCAAAAAAAAGGCCATGCTCAATGAGCCCTGCACCCAGACAGACCGGACAGAGACCTGCCTTGCCATGGGCGATATTGCCCAGACCCTGATCAAAATGGAAATCGGCCGAAAAATCCCAAGGCAGGAGGCCATGGAAATTGTTCAATTAAACCAGGAAGAGGGGCTGGTGCTCCAGCCGTCCAACACCCAAAAGATCGAATTTTTATGCGCCTGCTGCGGATGCTGCTGTTCCATGCTGAGTCTTCAAAAAGAACTGCCCCTGCCCCTGGACTTCTGGGCATCCAATTTTAAAGTGATCCTGGACAAGGATATCTGTGTGGGCTGCGGCAAATGTGCAGACCACTGCCAGACCGGTGCACTGACCATTGTCTTGTCAAAGGGTCAAGAAAAAAAACGATCTGAACCTATCCTGAATCCCAACCGCTGCATTGGCTGCGGCCATTGTGTGACAGCCTGCCCTGCCAATGCCCTCTCCCTGGCACCCCGGCCTTCAAAGTCCAGGCCCCCGGCAGACCGAAAGGCCTTGAACACCATTTTCCTGAAAGACAAAACCCCTTGGGCCCGGATAAAAGTCATAGGGAAATTGGCCCGGGCCATACTCATGACAGGGGATATCCGCCTGCTTAAAAAAACAGATTAG
- a CDS encoding ammonium transporter, with translation MLKHALTVFGIFILTTVPALAGEGTIDTGDTAWVTMSTALVMMMTPAGLALFYGGLSRYKNLLNTIAMTLTAYCLASVVWVAWGYSLAFGKSSSLFMGSLDHLFLAGIDIHSVSGTIPTLLFVMFQMTFACISVAIILGSVVDRMKFSAWIVFTILWVTFVYTPVCNWAWGGGWMHKIGALDFAGGNVVHINAGVSGLVLALVLGKRRGYGKEAMIPSSITFTALGAGLLWFGWFGFNAGSKLAADGVAASAFMVTNTAAAMGGLAWLFAEWKIAGKPTLLGLASGAIAGLVGITPAAGFVTLAGGFAIGSVSGIIGYFGVTVLKQKLGYDDALDAFGIHGLCGIWGALATGLFASPSITQGACGLFYGNPGQIGVQLLSILGTIAFSILATLVVIFITKILTKGLRVDPDHEQIGLDNALHGERAFEIE, from the coding sequence ATGCTGAAACATGCGTTAACCGTTTTTGGAATTTTCATACTGACCACTGTCCCGGCCCTGGCCGGGGAGGGTACCATAGACACAGGGGATACGGCGTGGGTGACCATGTCCACGGCCCTGGTCATGATGATGACCCCGGCAGGACTGGCCCTGTTTTACGGCGGACTTTCCCGGTACAAAAACCTGCTCAACACCATTGCCATGACCCTGACAGCCTATTGCCTGGCCTCGGTGGTCTGGGTTGCATGGGGCTATTCCCTGGCATTTGGAAAAAGCAGCTCCCTTTTTATGGGCAGCCTGGACCATTTATTTCTTGCGGGCATCGATATCCATTCGGTATCCGGCACCATTCCCACCCTGCTCTTTGTTATGTTCCAGATGACCTTTGCCTGTATTTCCGTGGCCATTATTCTGGGCTCTGTGGTGGACCGGATGAAATTTTCCGCCTGGATTGTCTTTACCATCCTTTGGGTCACCTTTGTCTATACCCCGGTGTGCAACTGGGCCTGGGGCGGAGGATGGATGCACAAAATCGGCGCCCTTGATTTTGCCGGGGGCAACGTGGTCCATATCAACGCAGGGGTCTCGGGCCTGGTCCTGGCCCTGGTCTTAGGAAAACGCAGAGGATACGGCAAAGAGGCCATGATTCCCTCGTCTATCACCTTTACCGCATTGGGGGCCGGACTTCTCTGGTTCGGATGGTTCGGGTTTAATGCCGGCAGTAAGCTGGCTGCCGACGGTGTGGCAGCCTCGGCCTTTATGGTCACCAATACGGCTGCTGCCATGGGCGGCCTTGCCTGGCTGTTTGCAGAATGGAAAATTGCCGGCAAACCCACCCTTCTAGGCCTTGCCTCCGGCGCCATTGCAGGGCTTGTGGGCATCACCCCGGCAGCCGGATTTGTCACCCTGGCCGGGGGCTTTGCCATTGGCAGTGTTTCAGGCATAATAGGATATTTCGGGGTCACGGTGCTCAAGCAGAAACTTGGGTATGATGATGCCCTGGACGCCTTTGGCATCCACGGGCTCTGCGGCATATGGGGAGCCCTGGCCACCGGGCTGTTTGCCTCTCCCTCGATCACCCAGGGGGCCTGCGGCCTGTTTTACGGAAATCCCGGGCAGATCGGTGTCCAGCTGCTCTCCATTCTGGGGACCATTGCCTTTTCCATTTTAGCCACCCTGGTTGTGATCTTTATCACCAAAATTCTGACCAAGGGGTTGAGGGTGGATCCTGACCATGAACAGATCGGTTTGGACAACGCCCTCCACGGAGAACGGGCATTTGAAATCGAGTAA
- a CDS encoding DNA polymerase III subunit alpha has protein sequence MGCPRYLSVHPGGIVITPKPINTYVPVETAPKGVPVIQWEKEGTEKAGLVKIDLLGNRSLGVIRDCISSIEQTRKKFDDFQTMDPEDDPATQNLVAQGLTMGCFYIESPAMRLLQKKAKTGDFASLVIHSSIIRPAANAFIQAYLERLHTGKWTPIHPLAKGLLDDTFGIMVFQEDVARAAVCLAGFTHAQADGLRKIMSKKEKHRALSAYYTAFSKGAAAKEVSPEEIKRIWKMILSFSGYSFCKAHSASYARVSFQAAYLKTHYPAQFMAAVISNQGGFYSCFAYVSEARRMGVKILGPDIHKSRIRWQGKKNTLRAGFMAIKGLAQNCMEKIIKERKKRPFSHGLDFFSRVRPQKGHAQALINSGCLDRLTDQNSRAALLWAFYAWQAATAPRSLFSPPRPDIPDLPPDLPMDRLRKEFSTLGFLCSGHPLTLFAKRLQGQDLVKAVDIPAHQGQQVRIAGWLITGKTVRTKQEDPMKFLTFEDDTGIVETVFFPRPYARFCHILDYGKPYILSGTVESEWGAATLTVTATQRISYPEYFMKF, from the coding sequence GTGGGCTGCCCCAGGTATTTATCTGTCCACCCCGGCGGCATTGTCATCACGCCAAAGCCCATTAACACCTATGTCCCGGTTGAAACCGCCCCCAAGGGCGTTCCCGTGATCCAATGGGAAAAAGAGGGCACGGAAAAGGCAGGTCTTGTCAAAATAGATCTCCTGGGAAACCGGAGTCTCGGGGTAATCCGGGACTGCATCTCAAGCATTGAACAGACCCGGAAAAAATTTGATGATTTCCAGACTATGGACCCTGAAGACGACCCTGCCACCCAGAATCTTGTGGCCCAGGGGCTGACCATGGGCTGTTTTTACATTGAAAGCCCTGCCATGCGCCTGCTCCAGAAAAAAGCCAAAACAGGGGACTTTGCCAGTCTGGTCATCCATTCGTCGATCATCAGACCGGCAGCCAACGCCTTTATCCAGGCATACCTTGAACGTCTCCACACGGGAAAATGGACGCCCATCCACCCGCTGGCCAAAGGCCTTTTAGACGACACCTTCGGCATCATGGTTTTTCAGGAAGATGTTGCCAGGGCCGCGGTCTGTCTGGCCGGATTCACCCATGCCCAGGCAGACGGACTGCGCAAAATCATGTCCAAAAAAGAAAAACACCGGGCGTTGTCCGCCTATTATACGGCGTTTTCAAAAGGGGCGGCAGCCAAAGAGGTCAGCCCGGAAGAGATCAAACGAATCTGGAAGATGATCCTCTCCTTTTCAGGCTACTCCTTTTGCAAAGCCCACTCGGCTTCCTATGCCCGGGTATCCTTCCAGGCCGCCTATTTAAAAACCCATTATCCGGCCCAGTTCATGGCCGCAGTCATCTCCAACCAGGGCGGATTTTACTCCTGCTTTGCCTATGTGTCCGAAGCACGGCGAATGGGGGTTAAAATCCTTGGGCCGGATATCCACAAAAGCCGGATTCGCTGGCAGGGAAAGAAAAACACCCTGAGAGCAGGGTTCATGGCCATCAAGGGATTGGCCCAAAACTGCATGGAAAAAATCATCAAAGAGCGGAAAAAACGACCCTTTTCCCATGGTCTTGATTTTTTTTCCCGGGTCCGCCCCCAGAAGGGTCATGCCCAGGCCCTGATCAACAGCGGCTGCCTGGACAGGCTCACGGATCAGAACAGCCGGGCCGCTCTGCTCTGGGCCTTTTACGCCTGGCAGGCCGCCACAGCCCCCCGGTCTCTGTTCTCCCCCCCACGGCCGGATATCCCGGACCTGCCGCCGGACTTGCCCATGGACCGGCTGCGCAAAGAATTTTCAACCCTGGGGTTTCTCTGTTCCGGCCACCCCCTGACCTTATTTGCCAAAAGGCTCCAGGGCCAGGACCTTGTAAAAGCCGTTGATATTCCCGCCCACCAAGGACAGCAGGTCCGCATTGCCGGATGGCTGATCACCGGCAAAACCGTGAGGACCAAACAGGAAGACCCCATGAAATTTCTCACCTTTGAAGATGACACCGGTATCGTGGAAACCGTGTTTTTCCCCAGACCCTATGCCCGGTTCTGCCATATCCTGGATTATGGTAAACCCTATATACTGTCAGGTACGGTCGAATCCGAGTGGGGCGCTGCTACCCTCACCGTAACGGCCACCCAAAGGATTTCCTATCCCGAATATTTCATGAAATTTTAA